The region ATGAATCCTGCTGATATTTCAATGACTCTCCGACTTCCAACTCGCGTTAAACCCAGTAGTCCTGCATTTTCACTTAATGCCAAGGAAATGAAAGAAAAGTAAATTAGATAATGTCttcattaaatttttaatagtaaaggataaattttaatatagtaATATTATTGTTATAATATTGTACACTGATGCAGTAGATCCAGTTGCTGCGCCAAAAAAGCCATCTACAAGAGTACTCACACCCTGAAATCATCACACTTTAACATTTAATTCTAATGTCCAAGAAGTAAATGCATATACAGATGTAATGTCAAGTAATCACATAATACCAGCCAGCCAACACCGCGGCTAAGGACAGAGGGAGGAATTGGGGTTGCACTGCTAAGTCTTGATGTTGCAATGAATGTCCCAGTTGACTGTCCTCAGAGAATGAAAAGGACAAAACTTATATCAAAGTGTATCCAAATAGAAATAAATTTAATCATGTTCCTTCTAATTAGTAATTATCAAAATCACAAGAAGAGAATATAAAAAAGAACAAAGGTAGTTCGCAGAGAATTTTGACAAGTCAAAATGTCTAGCTCACGAAGTCATACAGATAATGGTACATATTCTAGTCTAGTTACTAATGCTAGCATTAGTAATGTCATCATTCGATCCAAAAATATAACAATCATCCCACACAAGTTGGTCTATATTAAACAAAAaacgaaagaaagaaagaaggatTAAAGTGAACCTCTATAATTGCAACAAGCGAAGCAGCAACCATTGCAAAAGTATCACCAGCATCGAAAGAAGGCCTTCCCCATTGAAATGGATATGGAACTCTTATCCTGCACAAATGGAGATAAATCTAATCAGAAAATAAAGCTTTACATGACCATCAGCACAAATGAAATTGTCATTAATGGAGTAAGAGATGTACAGAACATATTCAGCTCTTTTGTATACAGTAATAAACAAAGGATATTATGATATTATATCTCTTGTCCAGAACCTATCTCTGCCTACTTTGATGCTTTGGAGACCTGGATATCATCTATAATACATGGCTTTGAAACATTATATGAGTCTTGTAAACAAAAACTAGCTACATAGGACTGACCATGGAGCAGCACTGATTAATCCGGATCGATCGGTACGACAACTGAATTGAGTTGTCGGGGATCTTTTATTATATGCTCCAGCTGCAGTCAAAATCTCAGCAAAAGCCCATACAATTCCAATTGAGACTAGTAGCGCAAATCGATCAACCCCTTTTGATTTCAACTTCTGGGGAATATACTGCAAGGAAATTGATTTGACAAAAGTAGAaagatcaattttaaatgttgAGCTATTTTGATCAATAAAATGCACATACAATAAGCGCAATCACTTGTTACAAAGTTACACTACCACTTTCACGACCTTTcttcttaaattttattttagagtcAGCCAAGTCAAATGAAATTATGCAGAAAGAAATGTTAGACAGAAGCAGGTACTGCATATATCTAAGCAACCTACTAGGCAGGAATTGTTGGAAAATTATGTGTATTTCAAAAGTtccaagtcccacattgcctatGTGATGAATCTTCTAATAGCGAATAGCATTTGTGGATAATGTAACAAAATTGTGTGCTCTTCATCCAACAGGAATTTGGATAATGTAACAAAAAATTAGAGCTTGAACTTTTCACCTTATTATATTGTTGCTATACAAATATTTCAAAAGAACGAATAACATGTGTGGATGATACTCattttcatcagaatcaattatggaaCCCATAAACTACTCACAAAAACTCCTTTTTAGAACTGATTatggcttcagaatcaattaaagaaaagtttccaaacatgcacgcAATTGAATTGGGTGAGAGAGGGAATAATACATACCTGGGACAGAATAACCAGAATAACCAATGCAGGAAGACCAATTTCAACACAATCTGCCAACTACAAGAACCAAAGGAAAACCAAAGTTTATGTTTGTTAAATAATTGATAATACAGATGAAACAGATTAAGCACCAATGTATGTACTCTTGGAAACCCTATTGCAAAGAGTCCTAGGCCAGTAAGGGTGACAAGGGGAACAGCACTGAGAGGGCTGAGAAACCTGCCATATCAAAAGTCAATAAAACTGAGTTCTTCTacttccaaagaagaaaaaaacacagTAACCATAAATAGACATTCTCAAGTATCATGTCCATATCCTACCTGGCAAATATCCTCCAGAATCCAAAAAAGCCAATGATGATTTGAAATAACGATGCTATAATAAGTGCCCCTTGTATTGCTCTCATGGATCGTTTAAATCTCtgataaattcaaaatcaattgaaATCAGTGACATGCACCAACACATTTCCCCATTTCCAAGTAAACTCTTGCTCCTTCCTCTTTTTCTCATGAAAAGAGCTCAGCATTTCTAAAATATTCATCAATTATTGCACAACAACATGTATACACTCATGGTTTCAAATTGCGGCCTACAACCGCAATTGCGGCCGCAGCGTAAAACCCTGAACACACTAACCTGATGTGGATCAGGAAATACACTCATCCTGCTAGATGAAGCAATGGAAACAGCAGGAATGATGAAAGCATAGGATGCCCCCACAACCACTGGAAGCCTTGTTCCAAACCATGTTTGCAGCAGTGTGTTTATGCCAGCAACAAACAGCAGAGTCTGTATCATTTCAGCCTTCTCCACCTAAGATTTCCAAAAATAACAAGAAATGGGGTTCAAACAGAATgagcaaacaaaacaaaaaaacacatgAAATTGTTCAGGAAAAATAGAAGTCATCAAATTTCATTACATTGCCACCACCCATCAAAGGGACAAGAATGGTTGAAACAATGACGATGGTCCCAAGCATAACCAGATAGTTCTGAAACCCAAGGAGAATCCCTTCAGCTGAAAATCAAATAATTCAACCAAAGGTGAAAATCTTAGCCTCAACAAGAAATGGGCATGAGCTAAAAAAAGCCAGAGAGAAAAAAGAGGTTAATTATCACTTACGCCAAGAGGGAGAGCTGCTAACACAGTAATCAACACCTGGAAGTTGATCCTTCACAGGATGAGGTTCGAATTCATCAGcctttcctcctcctcctcctgccATTCTCTCTCTGTGTCTTTGTGTCTGTGTGTGTCTCTGTTTTCTCTGTTTTAGTGTTTCTTATAACGCAGAGAATAAGGAAAAGGGTGTGTACTTTGTCTGATACTAAATGCAGAGAGAGAAAGGATaagagtgagagtgagaaggGGTTGGCAGCGACGTTGTGACTCTAGGAAATGGCAATGTGTGCTTGCAATGCTTTCACAAATGGACTTTTCAACAGAGGAAGCAGTGTCATTTTTATTGGCTGCAGTTAATTATGAGAGTTAATTATGAGAGTTAATTATGAGACTTCTTAATTGGTTTGTTGTGGTTGGCAATGGTAGCTTAGCTTACAATTACTACTACTTGTTTTGGCTTTGTGCATACCTTTTGTGTGTTTTGTGTTGTTTGCTGATTTGAACAACTATACCCAAAAGAGTCAAATGTTGGAATACCAAACATGGAAAATTGATACTGACTTCAATGGTTCACCACCTTTGCATGTTGTCTGAATTTTCAAAATCTTTAGCAAGAGGTTGTAGTTGTAGTTCCTTAATAATTAATCTAAGGCTTGGCAATTTGTTTCCCTTGGATAAAGCTAAGCCATAGCCAGATGAGAAAAGGGTTCCATTGCATTTTGTGTTGAAAGACACCAAGAGTTATGTTCCAAAAATTAATTACTTTATTTGGATGTAGAGTGAAAATGGGAGGATAGAAAATgggaaaagggaaaaaataaatACCCTTTTGTTTAGGACTAAACTAAAGTATTTCCAACAATGACTTgctgaaaattataattaaaaaacgAATAAAAAATTGCGTTGTTGGTGTCATGTTGTCTGTGACTAGGATATAAGATAAGATTGAATGTATGTGACGTTGCGCGTGCCACGCAGTTGGTTCTGCCAAAAGCCTGCGTGTTGAACATAAATGGCATGCGCGAATCTCTCCCAGTAACGCCTTAACTTTTAGAGCATTAATGGGGACGACTTAGATGTGATCAAAGTAATAGAGTTTGTAATAAGTAGAAGCCCCTCATT is a window of Lotus japonicus ecotype B-129 chromosome 5, LjGifu_v1.2 DNA encoding:
- the LOC130721092 gene encoding nucleobase-ascorbate transporter 4 is translated as MAGGGGGKADEFEPHPVKDQLPGVDYCVSSSPSWPEGILLGFQNYLVMLGTIVIVSTILVPLMGGGNVEKAEMIQTLLFVAGINTLLQTWFGTRLPVVVGASYAFIIPAVSIASSSRMSVFPDPHQRFKRSMRAIQGALIIASLFQIIIGFFGFWRIFARFLSPLSAVPLVTLTGLGLFAIGFPRLADCVEIGLPALVILVILSQYIPQKLKSKGVDRFALLVSIGIVWAFAEILTAAGAYNKRSPTTQFSCRTDRSGLISAAPWIRVPYPFQWGRPSFDAGDTFAMVAASLVAIIESTGTFIATSRLSSATPIPPSVLSRGVGWLGVSTLVDGFFGAATGSTASVENAGLLGLTRVGSRRVIEISAGFMLFFSILGKFGAVLASIPLPIIAALYCVLFAYVASAGLGYLQFCNLNSYRSMFIIGFSLFLGLSVPQYFNEQLLLSGHGPVHTGSIAFNNIVQVIFSSPATVAIIVAYLLDVTLSRGHSSTRRDSGRHWWEKFRNFDQDHRNEEFYSLPMNLNRYFPSL